One window of the Acaryochloris sp. CCMEE 5410 genome contains the following:
- a CDS encoding DDE transposase family protein, protein MIKNPLDYIHKYPHRSKRVLGIEYPQFLQLLEQAELKHNEQKAEIERHKSRVNAKGGGRKPLLSVAEEVCLCLFYLRHYPTFEVNNTKSDLYNSDIMHN, encoded by the coding sequence ATGATCAAAAATCCCCTTGATTATATTCATAAATATCCCCATCGCAGCAAGCGAGTGTTGGGCATTGAATACCCTCAATTTCTCCAACTGTTGGAACAAGCCGAGTTGAAGCACAACGAGCAAAAAGCCGAGATAGAGCGACATAAAAGCCGGGTCAATGCCAAAGGAGGAGGACGCAAACCGCTGTTATCGGTCGCAGAGGAGGTTTGCCTGTGCCTGTTCTACTTGCGGCACTATCCCACCTTTGAGGTGAATAATACCAAATCCGATTTATATAACTCCGATATAATGCATAATTAG
- a CDS encoding transposase family protein, whose amino-acid sequence MNYEAAQKLSVKDFKRRTGVYKQTFKRMLHAWHTYHLNRSNAGRPPKLCRCDQLLVALQYWREYRTYFHIARDWEVSESTVCRIVHQVESALMNSGGACHLCIPIKPLR is encoded by the coding sequence ATGAATTACGAAGCAGCCCAAAAGCTGAGTGTAAAAGACTTTAAGCGACGAACTGGAGTCTACAAACAAACCTTTAAACGCATGCTCCACGCATGGCATACCTATCACCTCAATCGCTCAAATGCAGGAAGACCTCCAAAGTTGTGTCGTTGTGATCAACTGTTGGTGGCCCTTCAATATTGGCGAGAATATCGGACTTATTTCCACATTGCTAGAGATTGGGAAGTCTCTGAATCAACCGTCTGCCGTATTGTCCACCAGGTCGAGAGTGCTCTGATGAACTCAGGGGGAGCATGTCACCTTTGCATTCCAATTAAGCCATTGAGGTAA
- a CDS encoding transaldolase, producing the protein MAKSALDQLKAVTVVVADTGDIQAIEQFTPRDATTNPSLITAAAQMPEYQEIVDETLLQAKADAGSGATHADIASLAFDRLAVSFGKKILEIVPQRVSTEVDARLSYDQEATIAKGRYLISEYEKAGINRDRILIKIASTWEGIQAAEVLEKEGIHCNLTLLFGLHQAIACAEAGVTLISPFVGRILDWYKKETGQDYTPSDDPGVQSVTQIYNYYKKFGYTTEVMGASFRNTGEILELAGCDLLTISPKLLAQLQASTDNVPRKLDPSKAAGMEIEKLAIDQATFMQMHANDPMASEKLEEGIKGFSKALETLEQLLVNRLVRLESDVKVSTATADIFHSYDLDGDGCITREEWLGTDAVFDALDQDHDGKITPAEMSSGLGAILQMVLESSSVQIG; encoded by the coding sequence ATGGCCAAAAGTGCACTAGACCAACTCAAAGCAGTTACAGTTGTTGTTGCTGACACTGGTGATATTCAAGCGATCGAGCAGTTTACCCCCCGTGATGCAACCACCAATCCATCTCTGATAACTGCAGCAGCACAAATGCCTGAATATCAAGAGATTGTCGATGAAACCTTGCTGCAAGCCAAAGCAGATGCAGGTTCAGGTGCAACTCATGCAGACATTGCGTCCTTAGCCTTTGATCGCTTAGCAGTATCCTTTGGCAAAAAGATTTTAGAAATCGTTCCTCAGCGGGTCTCAACGGAAGTTGATGCGAGACTTTCCTACGATCAAGAGGCCACGATTGCCAAAGGACGTTACCTTATTTCTGAATATGAAAAAGCAGGAATTAACCGAGATCGCATCTTAATCAAAATCGCCTCCACATGGGAAGGGATTCAAGCTGCAGAAGTCTTGGAAAAAGAAGGCATCCACTGCAACCTGACGCTACTTTTTGGTCTCCACCAGGCCATCGCCTGTGCCGAAGCAGGGGTTACCTTAATCTCTCCTTTTGTCGGTCGGATTCTGGATTGGTATAAAAAAGAGACTGGCCAAGATTACACACCTTCTGACGATCCGGGGGTACAGTCTGTTACTCAGATATATAACTACTACAAAAAGTTCGGGTATACGACTGAAGTTATGGGTGCTAGCTTCCGCAATACTGGCGAGATCTTAGAATTAGCCGGATGTGATCTCCTCACCATTTCACCTAAGCTACTGGCACAGCTACAAGCCAGTACTGATAATGTGCCGCGAAAACTCGATCCCAGTAAGGCAGCAGGGATGGAGATAGAAAAGTTGGCCATCGATCAAGCAACCTTTATGCAGATGCATGCCAACGATCCCATGGCTTCCGAAAAATTAGAAGAAGGGATTAAGGGGTTTAGTAAAGCGCTGGAAACTTTAGAACAATTGCTAGTTAACCGATTGGTGCGACTAGAATCTGACGTTAAGGTTAGTACTGCAACCGCCGATATTTTTCACAGCTACGATCTAGATGGTGATGGTTGTATCACCCGGGAAGAATGGTTAGGAACAGATGCTGTATTTGATGCCCTAGACCAAGACCATGACGGCAAAATCACTCCTGCAGAAATGAGTTCAGGTTTGGGGGCTATTTTACAAATGGTACTCGAATCATCATCGGTCCAAATCGGATGA
- a CDS encoding NB-ARC domain-containing protein, which produces MSRSLKVRSDRTDQAKLALKRNGFHSQRALAEAAGFSLATVSNFLRGLPVDFATFVELSAHLSLDWQSLADVGGSQPTPIHQSADQLPSRPAQDRRLNWGESPDVSSFVGRSAELSILRHWIEVARCRLIMILGMGGIGKTSLSVTLVHQVQEKFDCVIWRSLRNAPSVEAILDQLSQCFFPSQQNQTSLDAKILQLLAYVRENRCLIVLDNVESILQSCDRNGQFHAAHEGYQHLFKVMGETQHQSCLILTSREVPRSLTTLTGDTSPVRNFILKGLPYTEAQQLFPVKGDFEGQSSEWETLIDHYSGNPLALKIIASAIQNFFNGNISQFLALLKEETFVVDDIHNLLAEQFDRLTALEQDIMYWLALNREPTTWQELQSDLANPHSSAEILRAISSLERKSLIERQNQGFTQSAVVMDFLIQEFVGMMVEALIAQDLCRLSSHCLIKVNSNDYLQDIQTCLVLDPITQRLQTHLGSLPNLEEHLKQMLAQARQQPLQLAGYIGGTIFNLLRHLQVDLGHYDFSNLPLKQANLQGLRLNNINLSGCDLAHSSFSQTFSSIRAVTFSPEWSQSDVKNQLLATGDTSGEIRLWQVPEGQNILTLSGHTNWVCALAFHPKEKLLASASADHSIKIWDTHTGQCLNTLIGHRSWVMSVAYSPSGKESQPFLASCSADRKIKLWDVQTGQCLQTLAEHQHGVWSIAIDPQGKYVASASADQTIKLWDVQTGQCLRTFKGHSQGVWSVTFSPDGKLLATGSADQTIKLWNVQTGQCLNTFKGHQNWVWSVCFYPQGDILVSGSADQSIRLWKIQTGQCLRILSGHQNWVWSVAVSPEGNLMASGSEDRTLRLWDIHQGQCLKTWQGYGNWVRSIVFHPQGEVLYSGSTDQMIKRWSAQSGKYLGALSESANAIWTMACHPTAQWLASGHEDSSLKLWDLQTHQCIHTITGHLNTVWSVAFNPSGDYLVSGSADQTMKLWQTETGQLLQTFSGHENWVCSVAFHPQAEVLASGSYDRTIKLWNMTSGQCVQTLKGHTSGLWAIAFSPDGELLASSGTDQTIKLWDVQTGQCLNTLRGHGNWVMSVAFHPLGRLLASASADHTLKVWDVQSSECLQTLSGHQNEVWSVAFSPDGQILASGGDDQTLKLWDVNTYDCLKTLRSPKPYEGMNITDVTGLTPAQKATLRSLGAKDHLPCL; this is translated from the coding sequence ATGTCCCGTTCCCTCAAGGTTCGTAGTGATCGTACCGACCAAGCTAAATTAGCCCTTAAACGCAATGGATTTCATAGTCAGAGAGCACTCGCTGAAGCTGCAGGTTTTTCGTTAGCAACAGTTAGCAATTTTTTACGGGGGCTACCGGTTGATTTTGCAACCTTTGTCGAGCTGAGTGCACATCTGTCTCTAGATTGGCAAAGCTTGGCTGATGTTGGCGGCTCTCAGCCAACGCCAATCCATCAGTCTGCCGATCAGCTCCCAAGTCGTCCAGCTCAGGATCGACGTTTAAACTGGGGAGAGTCTCCAGACGTATCCTCTTTTGTCGGTCGCTCGGCTGAACTATCGATTCTTCGCCATTGGATAGAGGTTGCTCGATGTCGCTTGATTATGATTCTGGGGATGGGAGGCATCGGCAAAACCTCACTTTCGGTCACTTTGGTTCACCAAGTTCAAGAGAAGTTTGACTGTGTAATATGGCGGAGTCTTCGGAATGCCCCCTCAGTAGAGGCTATTCTGGACCAACTCTCTCAATGCTTTTTCCCTTCTCAGCAGAATCAAACGTCGTTGGATGCCAAAATTCTCCAGTTACTAGCGTATGTGCGAGAAAATCGTTGTTTGATTGTTCTGGATAATGTGGAATCGATTTTACAAAGTTGCGATCGCAATGGCCAATTCCACGCTGCCCACGAAGGCTACCAACATCTCTTCAAAGTGATGGGTGAAACTCAGCATCAGAGCTGTCTGATTTTGACGTCTCGGGAAGTTCCCCGATCCTTAACTACATTAACCGGAGACACGAGCCCAGTCCGAAACTTTATCCTCAAGGGGTTGCCCTATACAGAGGCTCAGCAACTCTTTCCTGTTAAAGGCGATTTTGAAGGCCAATCTAGTGAATGGGAAACCCTGATTGACCATTACAGCGGTAATCCCCTGGCCCTAAAAATTATTGCCTCTGCGATTCAGAATTTTTTCAATGGCAACATTTCCCAATTCCTAGCCCTGCTGAAGGAAGAGACATTTGTCGTTGACGATATCCATAACTTATTAGCAGAACAATTTGACCGCCTCACCGCTTTAGAACAAGACATTATGTATTGGTTGGCTCTAAATCGGGAACCCACCACGTGGCAAGAGCTGCAATCTGATTTAGCCAATCCCCATTCATCGGCAGAGATTTTACGAGCGATCTCATCCTTAGAACGAAAGTCACTGATCGAGAGACAAAATCAAGGCTTTACTCAATCTGCCGTAGTGATGGACTTCTTGATTCAAGAGTTTGTGGGGATGATGGTCGAAGCACTGATTGCCCAAGATCTATGTCGGCTGAGTTCCCACTGTTTGATCAAGGTCAACAGCAATGATTACCTGCAAGATATACAAACTTGCTTAGTTCTAGATCCTATTACTCAAAGATTGCAGACTCACCTTGGTTCCTTACCAAATCTTGAGGAACATCTAAAACAGATGTTGGCTCAAGCCCGACAGCAGCCGTTGCAACTTGCAGGCTACATTGGGGGCACCATTTTCAATCTGTTGCGACACCTACAGGTTGACTTAGGACATTATGATTTTTCCAATCTACCTCTGAAGCAGGCTAATCTTCAGGGTCTCCGTCTTAACAACATCAACTTGTCTGGATGTGATTTAGCGCATTCATCCTTCTCTCAGACCTTTAGCAGTATCCGGGCCGTTACCTTTAGCCCTGAATGGTCTCAGTCAGATGTGAAGAATCAACTTTTGGCAACGGGTGATACCAGCGGCGAAATCCGCCTATGGCAGGTGCCAGAAGGCCAAAATATATTAACCCTATCGGGGCATACTAATTGGGTTTGTGCTTTAGCTTTTCATCCCAAAGAAAAGTTGCTTGCTAGTGCCAGTGCCGATCACAGCATCAAAATTTGGGATACTCATACTGGACAGTGCCTCAATACATTGATAGGCCATCGCAGCTGGGTCATGTCAGTTGCCTATAGCCCTAGTGGGAAGGAATCGCAGCCATTTCTTGCCAGCTGTAGTGCAGACCGCAAGATTAAACTCTGGGATGTGCAAACGGGGCAATGCCTGCAAACGTTGGCAGAACATCAACATGGCGTCTGGTCTATTGCGATTGACCCTCAAGGGAAATACGTAGCCAGTGCTAGTGCAGATCAGACGATTAAGCTGTGGGATGTCCAAACTGGACAGTGTTTACGAACATTCAAGGGACACTCACAAGGGGTTTGGTCCGTGACCTTTAGCCCGGATGGCAAGCTTTTAGCGACAGGTAGTGCAGACCAAACCATCAAGCTGTGGAATGTGCAAACGGGACAGTGCCTAAATACATTCAAGGGCCATCAAAATTGGGTGTGGTCGGTCTGTTTCTATCCCCAAGGAGATATCCTCGTCAGTGGTAGTGCAGATCAATCTATCCGGCTGTGGAAGATACAAACAGGACAATGCCTTAGAATCTTGTCTGGCCATCAAAATTGGGTGTGGTCTGTCGCTGTGAGTCCTGAAGGAAATCTGATGGCCAGTGGCAGTGAAGACCGCACCTTAAGGCTATGGGATATCCACCAAGGTCAATGCCTCAAAACCTGGCAAGGATATGGCAATTGGGTGAGATCCATTGTTTTTCACCCCCAAGGGGAAGTACTGTACAGCGGTAGCACTGACCAAATGATCAAACGGTGGTCTGCCCAGTCTGGAAAGTATTTAGGGGCTTTATCGGAAAGTGCTAATGCCATTTGGACCATGGCGTGCCACCCCACGGCTCAATGGTTAGCGAGTGGACATGAAGATAGCAGTTTAAAGCTGTGGGATCTTCAAACTCACCAATGCATCCATACCATCACTGGGCATCTCAATACAGTGTGGTCAGTTGCCTTTAATCCATCGGGAGATTACCTGGTAAGTGGTAGTGCCGATCAGACGATGAAACTCTGGCAGACTGAGACAGGGCAGTTGCTACAAACCTTTTCAGGTCATGAAAACTGGGTTTGTTCCGTGGCCTTTCATCCCCAAGCAGAAGTGCTGGCTAGTGGGTCTTATGATCGCACGATTAAACTTTGGAATATGACGTCAGGGCAATGTGTGCAAACTCTGAAAGGACATACTAGCGGTTTATGGGCGATTGCGTTTAGTCCAGATGGTGAACTATTGGCAAGCTCCGGCACAGATCAAACGATTAAGCTTTGGGACGTCCAGACTGGACAATGTCTGAATACCCTGAGAGGACATGGAAATTGGGTGATGTCGGTTGCTTTCCATCCTTTGGGACGATTGTTAGCGAGTGCCAGTGCAGACCATACCCTCAAGGTATGGGATGTTCAAAGCAGTGAGTGTTTACAGACATTGTCAGGTCATCAAAATGAAGTCTGGTCAGTGGCCTTTAGTCCTGATGGCCAGATCTTAGCAAGTGGAGGAGACGATCAAACCCTGAAGCTTTGGGATGTGAACACCTATGACTGTCTTAAAACCTTAAGGTCTCCCAAACCCTATGAAGGAATGAATATTACAGATGTGACCGGGTTAACGCCAGCCCAGAAGGCGACTTTAAGGTCGTTAGGTGCTAAAGATCATCTACCATGTCTATGA
- a CDS encoding sorbosone dehydrogenase family protein translates to MLDSSKIFVQGIALIAFGVVSCTSPQRTGPSSLASEKQELAAQPGAAQCTLVDNGFGPQGQVQIRVEEVVSGLEVPWGIAFLPNNRMLVTERLGQIRLVQNGKLRSQPIATVRVSDQGEGGLLGIATHPDFANNRFFYIYFTASQPGKSVNRVERWRLSEDGGKAIRDRIIVDNIPVARFHNGGRIRFGPDGMLYIGTGDARDPDLSQDINSLAGKILRVTPEGQVPADNPFANNPVYISGIRNTQGFDWINPSTLWVSDHGPSGELGRSGHDEISVAQAGDNLGWPTVYRCESQPGLVPPTLTWRQALPPGGAAVYTGDAIPEWKGSFLVAGLRAEQLQRIVIDPQSGQLQQHEVYLQGQQGRLREAVMGPDGDLYITTSNCDGRGRCSADRDKILRITR, encoded by the coding sequence ATGCTCGATTCCTCAAAGATTTTCGTTCAAGGAATAGCACTCATTGCCTTCGGAGTAGTGTCTTGTACTTCCCCACAACGAACGGGTCCAAGCTCTCTAGCTTCTGAGAAACAGGAGTTGGCTGCCCAGCCAGGAGCAGCTCAATGTACCTTAGTGGACAATGGCTTTGGCCCTCAAGGACAAGTTCAGATCAGGGTGGAAGAAGTGGTATCAGGGTTAGAGGTGCCCTGGGGCATTGCCTTTTTGCCGAATAACCGCATGTTGGTAACAGAGCGGCTCGGACAAATTCGGTTGGTTCAGAATGGCAAGTTACGCTCTCAGCCCATTGCTACAGTTAGGGTCAGCGATCAAGGTGAAGGGGGATTGTTGGGGATTGCCACCCATCCTGATTTTGCCAATAACCGATTCTTCTATATCTATTTCACCGCCAGCCAGCCTGGGAAATCTGTCAATCGAGTTGAGCGCTGGCGATTGTCAGAAGATGGGGGCAAAGCAATCCGCGATCGCATTATTGTAGACAACATTCCCGTTGCCCGCTTCCATAATGGTGGACGAATTCGATTCGGCCCGGACGGGATGCTCTATATTGGCACGGGTGATGCCCGAGATCCTGACCTATCTCAGGATATCAACAGCTTAGCAGGTAAGATATTGCGGGTTACACCAGAAGGACAGGTCCCCGCCGATAATCCTTTTGCCAATAATCCAGTCTATATTTCGGGGATTCGCAATACCCAAGGATTTGATTGGATCAATCCTTCCACCCTTTGGGTGAGTGATCATGGTCCAAGTGGTGAGTTGGGACGGTCAGGACATGATGAAATCAGCGTGGCCCAAGCTGGGGATAATTTGGGCTGGCCCACGGTGTATCGATGTGAATCCCAACCTGGATTGGTCCCTCCGACCCTCACCTGGCGTCAAGCCCTACCCCCTGGCGGTGCTGCAGTCTATACAGGGGATGCTATTCCAGAGTGGAAAGGGAGCTTTTTGGTAGCAGGACTGCGGGCTGAACAGTTGCAGCGCATCGTCATTGATCCTCAATCCGGTCAGTTGCAGCAGCATGAAGTTTATTTGCAAGGTCAGCAAGGACGTTTGAGAGAGGCTGTGATGGGACCTGATGGTGACTTGTATATCACGACGAGTAATTGTGACGGTCGGGGTAGATGCTCAGCAGACCGAGATAAGATTCTGCGCATTACTCGCTAA
- a CDS encoding winged helix-turn-helix domain-containing protein, with translation MPRKLYLEPHFSPEELKSHYRASQDPVESRRWHLLWLVSEQTTLTQAAQVVGLNYDYAREIVREYNHNGAHGLRNRRKDKRPHQSRSLLTQDQCAQLLTRLQTPPADGGLWNGPKVAQVIAQMTGVEKVWPQRGWDYLKRLEQSLQCPRPHHRKGEPEAQAAFKKTA, from the coding sequence ATGCCAAGAAAACTATATCTCGAACCCCATTTTTCGCCCGAGGAGCTGAAGTCTCATTATCGAGCCAGCCAAGACCCAGTAGAATCGCGCCGCTGGCATCTGCTGTGGCTCGTCAGTGAGCAAACAACGCTAACTCAAGCAGCCCAAGTGGTCGGTCTCAACTACGATTACGCTCGAGAAATCGTCAGGGAGTATAACCACAATGGCGCCCATGGGTTACGCAACCGACGCAAAGATAAGCGACCTCATCAATCTCGCAGTCTTCTGACTCAAGACCAATGTGCACAATTGTTGACTCGTCTACAAACCCCACCCGCCGACGGTGGTCTATGGAACGGACCTAAAGTAGCCCAGGTCATCGCTCAGATGACCGGAGTCGAGAAGGTGTGGCCCCAACGCGGTTGGGACTATCTCAAGCGATTGGAGCAGTCCTTGCAATGCCCACGTCCTCATCATCGTAAAGGTGAACCAGAGGCCCAAGCCGCTTTTAAAAAAACTGCCTGA
- a CDS encoding ISAzo13-like element transposase-related protein, giving the protein MKKLPQTDAIFANVAQANYAADAAPNLLRISIDSKAKVKIGNLSRGGKARTLDATKANDHDDHWDAILVPFGILDVLAGQLSIYFGQSAETTDFIVDCLEAWWREHHDNYPQIEGLEINLDGGSAVRSNRTQFIKRMVEFVQMTRLSVHLIYYPPYHSKYNPIERCWAALEQYWNGTILNSIDTAVQWASNMTWNGLKPLVHLIEGTYEKNITVPSDELEAYKQQWLCSEALPKWDIKIVPN; this is encoded by the coding sequence CTGAAAAAACTGCCGCAAACCGATGCGATTTTCGCAAATGTCGCTCAAGCCAATTATGCTGCCGATGCGGCCCCCAACCTATTGCGCATCTCGATTGATAGCAAAGCCAAAGTTAAAATTGGCAACCTCTCTCGTGGCGGCAAAGCTCGTACCCTAGACGCGACAAAAGCCAATGACCATGATGACCATTGGGACGCTATTTTGGTACCCTTCGGGATTCTCGATGTGCTCGCAGGGCAACTGTCAATTTACTTTGGTCAGTCTGCTGAAACTACTGATTTTATTGTTGATTGTTTAGAGGCTTGGTGGCGCGAACATCACGATAACTATCCTCAGATAGAGGGATTAGAAATTAACCTTGATGGCGGCTCTGCAGTGCGCAGTAACCGCACACAATTTATCAAGCGTATGGTTGAGTTTGTCCAAATGACACGATTATCGGTTCATCTGATTTACTATCCGCCCTATCACAGCAAATACAATCCGATTGAGCGATGTTGGGCAGCCTTGGAACAATATTGGAATGGCACTATCCTCAACTCCATTGATACGGCTGTCCAGTGGGCATCGAATATGACCTGGAATGGATTGAAGCCTTTGGTTCATTTGATTGAGGGCACCTATGAAAAGAACATTACTGTGCCCTCAGATGAGCTAGAAGCCTACAAACAACAATGGCTATGTTCTGAAGCGTTACCCAAATGGGATATCAAGATTGTGCCCAATTGA
- a CDS encoding ISAzo13-like element transposase-related protein, whose protein sequence is MLDAPIKETFRDAAKKLTGPHKRAFMAKVAEDYLDGSARKAERHLGWRRTSVQLGLDERRTGIRCVDNYQARGRQLSETKLPHLATDIRDLVDGEAQADPKFKSTLYYTRISARAVREALIEEKGYSDEALPTRQTIGNLLNRMGYRLKNPKS, encoded by the coding sequence ATGCTAGATGCCCCTATAAAAGAGACGTTTCGAGATGCCGCCAAGAAACTGACAGGCCCACACAAGCGAGCATTCATGGCAAAAGTGGCTGAAGACTACCTGGACGGCTCTGCCCGCAAAGCTGAGCGTCATTTAGGTTGGAGACGTACCAGTGTTCAACTGGGCCTTGATGAACGACGGACTGGCATTAGATGCGTTGACAACTATCAAGCCCGAGGTCGTCAGCTTAGCGAAACGAAACTACCCCATTTAGCAACTGACATTCGGGATTTAGTTGATGGTGAAGCCCAAGCTGATCCGAAGTTCAAATCAACGTTGTACTACACCCGTATCAGTGCCAGGGCCGTGCGTGAGGCATTGATTGAGGAGAAAGGCTACAGCGATGAGGCATTACCAACCCGTCAAACCATCGGCAATCTATTGAATCGAATGGGTTATCGCTTAAAAAACCCAAAAAGTTAA
- a CDS encoding bifunctional 2-polyprenyl-6-hydroxyphenol methylase/3-demethylubiquinol 3-O-methyltransferase UbiG has translation MILAPERKIISPRFEFNSDNPYQPSVSETQKNYIDKIKLNIANKSYNLQHSACPCGAESSEDILVSEIDRYGIPLKSVLCNQCGTVRFDPYLDEASLADFYTNIYRKMYAMDVDDSADYGDYIASQSSYSEKLLQFAGDSLTPKSRLCEVGCGGGGSVKFMQERGYDAIGCDYDVAALQAGRHYGVKHLYYGDLNSLPEEQRKAKFDLIYLHHVFEHLDQPLNFLQEARQYLTPNGKIVLIVPDISRIDQFGHLPALGNLLMYLHIAHKYNFSIDGLHRIANQVDFAVDKLELGSSSKSSSPWSSSPEIWIQISPNSTQGNTTVHQESSSRPSRMLNYLLRTEKLFRLGLCRGQIIYKMSALASPKKLTTKLRRIMP, from the coding sequence ATGATATTAGCACCAGAACGGAAAATCATTTCTCCTAGATTTGAGTTTAATTCTGATAATCCTTATCAGCCTTCTGTTTCTGAAACCCAGAAAAATTACATAGACAAAATAAAATTAAATATTGCCAATAAGTCATATAATCTTCAGCATTCGGCCTGTCCTTGCGGAGCAGAATCATCAGAAGATATTCTCGTTTCTGAGATCGATAGATATGGCATTCCGCTAAAATCAGTCTTATGTAATCAATGCGGAACGGTAAGATTTGATCCGTATTTAGATGAAGCTAGCCTAGCTGATTTTTATACCAACATCTATCGAAAAATGTATGCCATGGATGTTGATGACTCGGCTGATTATGGAGATTATATTGCGAGCCAAAGCAGTTATTCTGAGAAACTCCTTCAATTCGCCGGTGACTCCTTAACACCAAAAAGCCGACTGTGTGAGGTTGGTTGTGGAGGAGGAGGTAGTGTTAAATTCATGCAGGAACGGGGATATGACGCCATTGGCTGTGATTACGATGTAGCAGCCTTGCAAGCGGGTCGCCACTATGGGGTTAAACATCTTTACTATGGCGACCTAAATTCCCTGCCAGAAGAGCAAAGAAAAGCGAAGTTTGATTTGATCTATCTACATCACGTTTTTGAACATCTTGATCAGCCACTTAATTTTCTGCAAGAGGCTCGTCAGTATCTCACCCCTAATGGGAAGATTGTCTTGATTGTGCCTGATATTAGCCGCATTGATCAGTTTGGGCATCTACCTGCTCTGGGTAATTTATTGATGTACCTACACATTGCCCATAAGTACAACTTTTCCATTGACGGATTGCATCGGATTGCAAATCAGGTCGACTTTGCGGTTGATAAGCTGGAACTTGGCAGCTCATCAAAATCTTCTTCACCCTGGTCAAGTTCTCCAGAGATTTGGATTCAGATTTCTCCAAACAGTACACAGGGAAATACCACTGTTCATCAAGAGTCCTCGTCTCGACCTTCTAGAATGCTGAACTACTTGTTGAGAACTGAAAAGCTCTTCAGGTTGGGGTTATGTCGGGGTCAAATTATCTATAAAATGTCAGCTCTCGCTTCCCCTAAGAAGCTAACAACTAAACTAAGACGGATAATGCCCTAG